In Papaver somniferum cultivar HN1 chromosome 9, ASM357369v1, whole genome shotgun sequence, the genomic stretch ctcaacaatcaaaacaagatcaggatactcgaactatcaagataaacatagttggacctggcttcacgaatccccaagtgaattatttttagtcgctaaaccctagaaggctTTTAAGGAGAGGACGGTTCtactttacaactaggacacacaagaatagtgttagggattcaaagatcccagttgtttgaggttttctttttatagactttcaaggaaggttgctttaggtttaagctaagataactttggaactaAGCAATTAATAATCACTATtatatgaaaaacttgactttgagattaacatagtagaatatatactctggttaggatgaaccgtaatcgaaccgtgtacaatgaccaGTTTATGTAGGTTAGAaaaaactagccaattgaacgaTGAACCATCAAAAAggagataaaaccaccataatggtgtagataaCTAAAAAATTAACATGATAATCTAATTTTTTATTTcctttaattttaattattactAATTACTAATTAATATTCAGAATACATCACTCCATGACAGGTTCTTTCAAGAAGTTAGTTGGCACACGAGACACAAGTTGTGTGCCAACCCCTCTTTGAATAGCTACCCCTATTCTGTGGAAAAGAAAATTCCCAACTCTAACATTAGCATCATGACTAGCCGAGAAATTACGTAATCTCTTAAGAAAGTCGATAGTCTCGTCATCCAGTCAACCCAAAGTGGTGAAAGCTAAGGTGCCAAAACCGAAACCTTGAGCAGTACACTTTTCCAGATACTTCTTTCGCTTGAGGGAGAAAGCTTTGTCAATGGCTTGACCAGGCACAAATGAACGAACACCATTCCCTTTGAAAGGGGAAACGACAGTGATATCTAGGCAAACGTCACGACCGTTGTCCCAATTATAAACCATTATGTCCGCCGGAATAAGACCAGAACCATTGTCAGAGATAAGTCCACCTCTTTTCGTGCCGGAACACCCAAACGATAGCATATATCCGCAAAAGTATCACGGAGGAGGTCATGTCTAAACTTCAAGCCCAGATCATTTTTGCAATGCACGGCGTGATCACCAAATTTGTCCATCGCAGATGAGCAACTAGGATTAATCCCATAAGGAATTCCAAGCCTATACTTTGAGGATTGCACTGAAGTGTCTCAGACCAATTTTCTGCCCCAAGCCTTCAATGGGTATTGCCAACAGGAAATCTTGAGCATGCTGGTCTCGATTACATTGCCACAAAGCCTTATCACGGTCTGTCATATGGAAGCTGGTAGGCATCGAACTAACCACAGTAACAAAGTAAATAGTTGCGAGGGAACTCATGGAGTGGACGGGTGCAACATCTTCTAAACCGAGTGTAGTAATGGAGGCACTACAAGCTATGTTAAAGTCGTGTAAGGCATTAGTGAATCAAGAACCAACAAGGTCGATACCTGAATGTCGCAAAATGGATCTCTGCAAGGCAAAAGTCTGGAGGCAGGAAGCAAGGTAACAGTAGGTGCGTGTGTCAGACATAGAATACGTACCCAATCCACCATACTTGAGAGGAAGAGTAACAAGCCTATGTTGCACAACCCATAACCCGGACCATCACCAGTGATTAAACGACGCAAAAACTGAAAAAGATGAGTGTCAAAGGTATCTGCAGCCGAATCTATAAAACCGGGCATAATAGTTCTCAAGGTGAAGTACAATCTTGAGACTCTTGTGCAGTTCCTAAGTAAAAGCAATTCgcattgaggatcctctaatttGCTTACTGCCTCCATCAAGCTGACAGTTTTTTGAACCCTTTTGTGAACCATATCCGTACAATAACCGGAGTTAGTGCTCACTGGACCTCCCAATAGTTTAACATCTTTTGGTGGTCTGCTAATGTGAGAAGGGAAAAACTCAAAGCTTCTACTGTCAGGAGAAGGCCAATATAGCTCAGTTTTGATGACGTTCATGTACAGTCCTAACCCCACGCCGTCTTCCTGAATGATCTTAAAATCCTTAGCCGCCTGCAATGTGTCACCAATGATGGTTCCGTCATCCAAGTACCAATCTTGTAGCTCTAAATAACAGACCTCAACTATTTCTTAACCATGGGGGTGCAAAGTGAGCGCAAATAAGAGAGGACCCAATGGATCCCCTGCTGAACCCCTTGAGCCGAAGAAAGAACATTGTCCAAATAATACAATCGGGCTGGTTCTGCATAACAAAACTCGACCCAACGAGATATTGAAGGACACAAAGACCTGACCTCTCTAAGCATGGTTGTACGGTTcaactaaactaaactaaacttactaactaacctagaaatCAAGAATAAATGAAGAAACCTGCTCAGATCTAATCCAAAACAGACTAGACCTGAGAAAAGGGATAAAGAGTTGCTAATGTTTTgtgggagaagaagaaggagtgagagagaggagagagatctACGTGAGTTTCTTAATGCGAGAACCGACGAAATGAATTAACCAGAAGCTATTCGCAGTGCTTTAGGCAAGATTAAGTGAAAATAACATAAATTTTTACCATGATCCATGTTAACataatttattaaaaatataGATCACCTATTCAAACATGATAATAACTAATTGAAATTCTTCCTTTTATTTCTCCAAGGTCAAGAAAATATGTTATAAAAGAAGATAAATTATAGAATATATGCAGTTTTTATAGGAGAGCCGGGTGGATTCCCTTTATTCTGCATTAGAAGTGGCTGataattttttcttctctttatttGTTTTTTCCTTATAAAGATGGGAAgattttattttaaattgataATTCATTCCAAGGATTAACATGAGATGTTAGGAACTTGTGGTACAATagaagtagagccatctaatgtaAAAATGAAAGATTTTCCCTGGCATTATATTTATCTATTGAAAATTTAAAAGCAATACAAATAGGCGGGATACTATCCCACTTAATAATACCGAAAAAGTGAGGtgtacaacaaccacaaccaatatttcgttcTGTAATCTAAatgaactaactctaatataattcagAGAGCACCAGCTAATAAAGCGAGCtctatcaagaaagatatcaaagaggtatatctcagtttctcaatTTAATCGGCAAATCAAATAGATgtgaatctgtgagcctgattattatgagaaaaaacttgaacggtaccaaagaccaatattcaagtgtcaatcaatttcaatcaacaaccaaatgttagacttaccaattgattgaactacgcacaacctgtgatattttaattatataaacaaatataatacagaaaagaactaacacagacaccaggagttttgttaacgaggaaaccgcaaaagcagaaaaaccccaggacctagtccagatttaaacaccacactgtattaagccgctacagacactagcctactacaagttaacttcggactggaatgtagttgagccctaaccaaatctcacatcgattaaggtacagtagcgttccttatgtctctgaatcccagtatgactctatgcacttgattccattagctgatctcacctacaactaagagttgctacgacccaaagtcgaagagtttataaacaaatctgtctcccacagaaaagtctattctgatagataaatctgtctctcacagaagtacctatgaagttttgttccgtcttttgataaatcaaggtgaacatgaaccaattgataatccggtcgtatattcccaaagaacatcctagaaagaccaatcacctcacaataacttaactatatagtagtagaagaagttattgtggaatcacaaagaatgagacgatgagctttgtgattatttatatcttacctatcggagataaatctagggcaaatcttagagaagatagtactcaatacggtagaaaaagtaagatcagaacacgacctggcttcagaatctcaatgaagtcttcgagtcgttaacctataatggttttaggaaaaacctaggttaaaggagaatcgactctagtacgcaactagtatcacacagaagagtggggattaggttttccaacttctatagttctcccttatatagtctttcaaatcagggtttgcattctAAGTTAACTTAgtgacaaagcaatcaatattcaccgttagatgaaaaccttatttaagattcaagctaagtttgcttaacaccaaagcaatatatctccacagttagatggtcttagcttgctaCACACGGATGAAATACACcttcatttaaatatgggtaactgtacctaaacgtatatattgagttggctcagcaatagttaaccgaagttaaccatatgaacacttttgtattaaacacattcatctaacacttctagatcaaatgaatctattacgcatagagtttttcaattgtttatattctcatagaagtatacaagacacaattgaagcaaaatcggatttgattcaagtgaatcattcatgaacatttagccacggtttgcaaagattgcattccttaatttataaatgtatttgttcacgagtatgaaatcatacttaaccaattttagaacttaaccaactaagtttgcaaacgggtacgcacacttaagttctggactttggtcatgtccgacagttcgcaaacgggtacgcatattgtcgtccCCGATCTAAGCTCAAGTAAAACCGTttacatactggtatgcaaacttggttcccagactttagaagttaaaaccgttcgcatacaggtacgcaaacttggttttcatacctgaatcataccacaacagtttgcatactagtatgcatagTTGCATACTGTCATATATCCAGACAATAATTAATTGTTttgaactcccatttcaatcattgaaacatccttagaagacgacaatggttgtctcacacataccattagcttataactaactttcaagtgatcgaatgatcaatacaaaatattctgagtcgacatcaaatgacagtctcacacaaatcatgtaagatgtttcaaggaaattttcacatgatcatcttttggcttattatttattttccaacaaataaattgtttccaactaaagtcgtcaagaataatgatgaatgtagctaaagcaaaaagcttccaacacatatttcgagaaattggcAAGCGGGATAAACTTGgttcgaaatataaaatgtgtataatgtaaaagtctatatagctatacgacttagtctcattaggagatagaatagaatagacttatgagtggtagataagttttagtctccacataccttttgttgatgaagttcctccaagctctcctcagtagatcttcatcttcaatcgatgaacgtcgtgaagtctaaagctcaactacacattcaatcctaatccgagacatagctataagtaaactagaaatcaagacttattattttgatcacctaaacttgacaaacaaaattgagatagcaacgcttgcgagttcgaccgagcagtgctctaacaatcacctcctttttcaattttagtgacaaggattgcaaaataaataaactttgtagattctcatccaacataattgattttcttggttcttcaacattccttgaattcttcgtcactccaagtactccaatgattttgaacgtgttcaactcagcatcattgttgttgaagatccgtagccataacaataagaaaaccgatgttctcaattattgttatacagtgtcatagtattattacacagcatcaaagttcaattgtatcacaactttgacaataattctacggtgatatgtatcactcccccttagtcaatacttcatctcacaatgaaaactagtcccccttacataatgatccgtaaaccatatgtatgtagtgtgaactacaaaataattcttgccctttttgtcaatttaaattggcaaaagtacaaaaactaacgggatcataatgaaattctcaaagagattattcatgactaaaagagaacatatcaacttggtttcgatgatttcacataatcgaaacttattgtattcatcaaggagtttataaatatacaagataactcctacaatattccacagccgcacttccctcaaagattttgcaattaagcacatgttcaattaagaattctcccccataaaatgtcattccagaaagaataacaagagcgatcttacttttactagaaaagaaggatttctttggacattagcaAATCACacgaaatatgaatttgtatccagaaaactcgaataaattaaccacaagaaaccttaatgattaatttaatcagaaatgctcaacataagaaaacttacagtaCTTTCATATAaaagtggatcaaggaaagatcaatactgcggaatattcaaaagttcattctatgttttatcaatatttgcataaaaacacatataatagacttaacttttgacatatatgagataatcatagttcacggacgtaaacaaacatatatcccataatatttttgcaatatataaaaccaataaagattaatactgcaaaatcaacttccaaataacttagagtttaagtaaataaatctaaaacattgcatgatgaaaatcgttggcaatagctatgtgtgatCGCAATatttgatattccaaaccctagttatccttcttagaacacaagaataaattctcataagaattttcctagacattaagattcttgaaaaaaaaattattgtccccgaactccttgtcgtcaacaggcATTGGAActaaggttcgtgaagaaaggagtcaattccaacaaacattCTTGACTAATGACAAACCAGGGCCTTATGAATCTCAAGAGATCttagaacaatagcctttatttgttgcttcttcattcttgtttctttcaacacttcaagaacaccagaaaatttctgaagatttgaggggttAACCCTTGgtttcttgatattcttcctttttctcttcaaggttgtagaggaatgagattttACTTTtaccttcatgattgatggcttaacaataatattaacatcttttacatcagaagatatgatgcttggagtctccgtCAAAATATGGATTGTGAAGAAAACACACAAAACTAGCTCCACaagcaatcttttgataaaaagagttttagagaaggaaaaaggaatgtagggttacataaCCTATATATAGAGtaagtaggattcacgtacgaccaactcataaccctaaaaaaggtagaattatcgattttaaccctcttttagtAATCAAAACAGGGTAAATCTTTTCAGTATCaattatgaaaagatcaacagaattccaaaaaacaaaaataaaaataaacaaaaaatttcttttcctaaaacccGATTGTGCATAACTCTTGTATCTTTTTGAATTCGAGAACATGAggcaagatgcactttcaacacaattaagtaGTGTTCGGGTGAACAATGATCTGTCCATCATCCGATCCTTGTACGGAATTCTTAATACCCTTTTTCATGGATTGTTTAGACCTTATCCTTTTTTGTAGAggtttatctttctctttagaaattaacttctttggagaTGAGTTGAATTTAGATACCTCAGATGAATtcaacttctgaacaagtttgggCTTGTTTCCTAATCAAGTTGttctccgttgaagtttgtttACATATTTTacttttatgtttgtacttgaaacaattagagagttcatgacccttaatagtacagtaagaacatgtcaatgtggaagATGGTTCAGGCACCATAGCCGAACATGCTGTTAAACACAGTAAAGTACCTGAAAAATGtgagatagaattttcagtagaaaaggaaaaatccattttatcctccacaATTTTTGAAAAAGTTTCTCCTAGAAGAATATCAAGAtcgatgtatgtattgctacaattatcaaaattaatatttttgcCAAAGAGTGCtgcacttgatttttcgtcttcatttgaatcatagagATCAGACATTTCATAAAGAGTGCATCAAAACCTTTGTttaaagtgtattttctacgatttggacactcattaacaaaatgaccaaaacctttacacttgaagcactgtggcatgtcctcatcatcactgtcgacaatgtccttgtttttaggaggggcacagccatgaggtttaactgatgacgtgggtttatctctgatgaaccgtttacttctcttcagcggaagatctctaaactgtcttgtgatcagtgagactgagttgtcaagatcttcgtctgatgaatcagtctcaatataTGACTCATCAACGTGCAATGTTGTATAACTTGCAAGCCCCCTTTCTTTTGAAgccatcctaaagggtatggttttggatgtttgaagtcttcaatcctaacttatgcaccaaagaatttgaaagtaaattcttctgacttcccgggtcaataacaacatcaactagtGATGCTTTGACTTGCGtcttcactgtgaagagtcgCTCCCTAGGATCATATTTTGAAGGTCTTTCTTTTGCCTCTGTCATAAGAGAGAGATTTGAATTGGATTCCGTTAGTCCGtggacttcttttggagtttgagcgACTAGTGCTGCCTTTTTGGCTTCTTTCCTCTACAACCCTTTAGGCTTTAGATGAGGGTTCTTTACCCAACACTTGTCAATTGCGCGACCTGTTTGCTGGCAATGGGTGCAAGTCAAACCCTCTTTGTCACTAGACTTCCCTTTTTCTTTATtcctttcacctcctttcacaGTGGTACCTCCGGATTTCCCCTTAGCATTTCTCTTCGAATCAGATCTATTTAGCCTACATTCAATGGCATTAGCGTTTATACTTGCTTCGGCAATAGTATCAACTGAAAACATCTTCAAatccttccgtatatactcatggaacccggagatatacttcatatagatagcatAATATCCCAAGTATAAATtcaaaaccatagcttgattctgaaattctgaagtatattcttgtacggtttggttgtaggtctgcttcaagttgtaccacttgaaccatatCTCCTCAAGATAGCCAATCGGATAAAACTatttccttacaactgccttgaataTTTTCCACGTTATTACTCCCTTAcataggttttgtctttgataagatTTACACCAGGTTAGatcatgcttttgtagcttcaatgccgtGAAACCAATCTTTtcatttgaaccatattcaaagaaagaaaaatatgtcTCTACACGTTCAATCCAATAATCCAATTTTTCTATATCgacactcccatcgtaaagtggaatatcaacaagaaatcaattttcagattcttaccttGAAGTTTAGTTGATGTAGAACTTTTGAGAAACtcgcttttcttattttcttcgtcCTCATCTTctgcttctgcttcttcttcgGAATCGTCTTCTTGCGAAGCTTCAGGTGAAGGTGTAACTTTTCTCTTCGTCTTCGTCTTGGGTGTATGAGAAGGAATACATTCACACAATTCCTTAAGGGTAACTTGAattgacttcatgtctgtttgcagcgtagccaccttttcttccatagtttgtggttcgctttGCTTAGGTTCATCATCTGACTTCGTCATCCTCGATCCCCTTGTTCTCCTAACGTATTCAAGCTTCTTGAGTACCTCACCAAGttttatgtagagagatctagtgaaaaccataaaccgcAGGGATTTACCCTGAAAACTAACCTCGCTCttgatgccaacttgatacgtatgatctttgtaccttggtagctattattatagaggcggaattcagaataataatagacggaaacttagaaaacagaacacaatttctctctttgttacgctcacaatctctctaaacagtggatcaaccttaaactgtttgctaagcttgcataAGTATTTTTCCAAGTTTTCTCTAGGTGTTCTGTGTGTTTAGTTAACAACCAaacctctctatttatagacttcatcgtactcagccgactaggtcttctattaggaatctatttcctaaactaagagtgttgcctaaaacaaaactctttcctAATTAGGAATTCTACACAAATAAAATTTCCTTCCTTATATAGGGTTCCTCCCTCAACTTAGCTTTAAGTTTACTAAGTTCCTAAAAGGAGTAGGAATACACCTGTATCACCGACCCGCTGTAATGGTGGTGGGTAAACTTTTCTTACCCGCCATttagcgggtagggtggcgaaataggccatatcctacccaccctacgcAATGTGGTGCCCTTCTCCTATGCAAGTAAGGATTTGAAGTTTGCGCCAAGGTTTTTTTTGATCGGAATAGATTCTTGTCTCGGACTCGGAATCGGATTCTCGGTCATCTCGTAGGCTCGTTTCGAACCTTATATATACGTATACATGTCTCCCGTAATTATATCTTAAATTTTTGTTTCGATTTAATTTGCAGATAAAAAATAATGCCTCTAAAAAAGAAAAGTATTGGCGATCTTAAGGAGTCTGATTTACGAGGGAAGAAAGCACTTGTTAGAGTTGATTTAGATGTTCCATTGGATGGTAATTTGAACATCACTGatgatcctagttagcaattcgggattcggcaaacgtacggaacgacaaacatacgagtattatacggttttgtaacatccagattcggtccaaaattcggtcaaccggacgtgattcgtcagtaattcggaacggcatacgtacgtgtataattcgatttataaatgtgagttcggctctgaaaattcggtatctatatataacaaataatttgtatttgtaaggtcatagaccaatttttatacaTATGTGTGaattattgaaagaaaaaatgaacttaatatgatgatattaataatatatacaacattagttatccaagaggacgtcatacggtggtttagatgcttggttagtgagtttgagatctctctcaccttcaccttcaaatctcttcagtcgtttttgtttcataaaaattacaacacgtctaatattcggtcgtgtatgctcgggaggcagtaaagtccAAAAactggagtctttgaaaagtaaaagctaaagaactatggcgaattaagcggacgtatcattcgagatacgtaaaattcgtgaacgattcgcgaataatccgggaatgccacataatacgcgacttgggttcggagttgcaaacttacgcgaataagacggtaaatttcgtgatacggaaaaattcacgaatgattcgcgaatcattcgcgaacttactaactaggctgaTGATACTAAGGTTAAAGCTGCCGTTCCTACCATTCAATACTTAATACGTCACGGAGCGAAAGTTATTCTCTGTAGCCATCTTGTAAGCAACATATCTGATTTCTTAATGGTTTCCTTTTGGCTATATATACTAGTACCAATTATTAATGTTTAAGAGTCGTCTGCACATTTTTGTGTTTTTCAGTTTTATATGCATCAGACCAAGGTGAGTTTCAattataattaagttattttacCTGTATACAGGGACACCCAGAGGGTGTTATTACGCCTAAATACAGCTTGAAGCCTCTTGCGCCTAGATTGAGTGAGCTAATTCAGACAAAAGTGAGTTTTGGTTAACCTGAATcgagttttatgtaatttttgttttgtatttgttCTTACACTATGTGTTGCCCTCTTGCATAGGTTGGGATGTCCAATGATTGTATCGGGGAGGAAGTTGAGAAATTGGTTGCAGAAATTCCTGATGGAGGTGTTCTACTCCTCGAAAATGTGAGATtctataaagaagaagaaaaaaatgacctTGAGTTTGCAAAGAAGCTAGCGTCTCTTGCTGACCTCTATGTAAATGATGCGTTTCGAACTTCTCACCGACCTCATGCTTCGATAAAGAAAGTCACCAAGTTCTTATTGCCGTGTGTTGCTGGGTTTCTTATGCAGAAGGTATGATTTCTAAATCATTCTTTGCACTTGTGCAATCTAATGTACTGTGAAGTGCATCCTACCCAAGGTTGTTAATCTCGGATATCGGACTTGTCTCGTTCAGGTCCTTGACACCTTTACAGCGGTATCTCTAGGAAAAACTCATTTAAATCTCGGTGAAACGAGTCAATGTTCTCAAATTTAATATCTACAGCAATGTATGTGTATCAAATATTTTGCATATTTGTGCTATGTCTGGTGTCATTTACTCTAGAAAATTATTTTGAGAAGTTCTAGTGCCGAATGTACCTCAGATTACCGTTTGCAGATCCAATACCAAACATATgagattttgattattttttttctttttttatgttcTTGATTAGGAACTCGAGTATCTTGTTGGAGCTTTCTCAAGTCCAAAACTTGACTATCTTACTGAAGCTGTGCCAACTCCCCAACAGACACGAATCCGAGATACGAGTTATCAAGTCTTTGTTGGGGAAAGTCGATTCCCTCATTATTGGTGGAGGGATGGCCTTCACATTTCTCAAGGCCCTTAACCATTCTGTTGGAATATCTCTTGTGGAGGAAGACAAGCTGGACATTGCAAAATCACTTGTTTATAGGGCCATAGCCAGGAGAGTGGGGTTTCTGTTACCATGGGATATTGTAGTTGCTGATAAATTTTCTCCTGATGCGAATAGCAAGGTATGCTTCTTAACAGACTTTTGATTCGTGGTGTCATACCTGGATTAACTGGATTTTTGGTTGACTTGGATGGTCTTTGTTGCAGACAGTACCAGCAGCAATTGGCATCCCAGAAGGTTGGATGGGACTGGATGTTGGTTCACGGGCCATTGATAGATATAATAAATGTCTCGATCAAGCTAAGACTGTCA encodes the following:
- the LOC113312405 gene encoding phosphoglycerate kinase, cytosolic-like, whose translation is MPLKKKSIGDLKESDLRGKKALVRVDLDVPLDGNLNITDDTKVKAAVPTIQYLIRHGAKVILCSHLGHPEGVITPKYSLKPLAPRLSELIQTKVGMSNDCIGEEVEKLVAEIPDGGVLLLENVRFYKEEEKNDLEFAKKLASLADLYVNDAFRTSHRPHASIKKVTKFLLPCVAGFLMQKELEYLVGAFSSPKLDYLTEAIRVIKSLLGKVDSLIIGGGMAFTFLKALNHSVGISLVEEDKLDIAKSLVYRAIARRVGFLLPWDIVVADKFSPDANSKTVPAAIGIPEGWMGLDVGSRAIDRYNKCLDQAKTVIWHGTTIGVLGMEKFDLGTKAIATKLAELNGKGVTTIIGGDDVIATLEKLGLVDKMSHILLRGDAYKELLEGKSIPGIQALNDITAYYSSFAISNRELS